TTGAGAAGTTGCTGTAACCGTTGCTCCCGCACCTGGAATTTAAAGGTTTCTAAATCCACAGGTAAGGGTGCGCGCCATCCATCCGGCGGCACAACTTTGATGGCTCCAAACTTCTCACCTATATGGACGTTATAAATGCGTAAGGGGCATACCCAGGTCGCTATACTTATTCCAAATAGTAATTGGACTTTTAAATTCTTCAACAGTTGCGAATATTGTAGGCACTTGAGCAATAGATGCATAATCAGTGTTATGCTGACAAGTATCCTATAGGTATTATAAACTGTCAAACCGGGCAAGTATTTAACGAACCAGTTTACTTCTCTTTATTGCAGCTAAAAGCTCCGGATCTGGGCGACCGTGGTGAGTTATTTTGAAGAGACTGGGCTTCTTTATTTTCCTAGAACTTCTCCTATACGAGGGGGATTCTCGTGTGTTGGATTCATCTAATACTGCGGATTCTACCTTTATATTGACCTCATTTTTGCAAGAGTTGTCAACTTTGTCGGAGCCTGAGTTCATTATGTGTGATCCTGCGCCCTTTAGCGGATCCATTGCTGATTAAAGCTGGAACGTCACAAATAAGATCTAACTCTTATGATAGTCGTTTCTTTGGTTGTAAAAAAcctttttaaaacattatttgtatttaaatattaaaaacaaTGGCAATTCTCTTCATTTATTTGACCGTAGTTGTAATTTTTCTGGTCTTATGGCCGGAATTAGCAGTAGAAAGCGGTAAATGGAATAGACATGAAAATATGTGACTTATTACGGCAAATATACAATATCAAATGAATAttcaacattttaaataacCCAGCAGTGAAATAGTTTTGAAAGCTTCTAGGTGAAAATGTTTTTGCAATATTGAGACATAATACCGAGTAAGTATCGACAGCACGTTGTTACATTTCAACAAAATGATATAATTAACAAGGTTGGTTCAATTTAATAATCCTAGTGAAATGGTGGTTCATTATATGTGTGGAGGAGACTGTGATGCTGCATTTCTATAGTGATAGTGATGGAGCATTTCCCGAGTAAAAAACAGCACTCCAGTGCAAAATTAGATTTCTTAAGATAAAAGGAGTAGATTCACCCCCTATATGCTGAATTTTACGGTAATTTTCAGTGGGTAGTTGAAATTGCGATTAGCAAATTGTGGCAATCTCCATTGTTAAACAAGGGAAATAGACATACAAAAAAGAAATAAATGGTCACATATATAATTGTATATCCTATTATAGTTGTCTTGTTTCCAATATAAATTGTTGGTGCGATCAAATGATGAGATTATTCCGTACAAATTATAGAAATATACAGTTTATGGTCAATCGGGTATACAGAATTGTGTCACCATTACATTATGACCTAGTTTCCTTGGTAAATTAAATACTTTTGCAATTGTGAACCCTTTAATATGAATTTATATACGCGGACATTGTAACCGGCATCAGGCTCTCCCTCCAGAATTTGTTGATAAATTTCTGAAAACGAATGCTAAAACTGTACCATAGTGTAACGATACAAGTTAAACTGCTGTATCCAAATAGAAGCTGGAGAAATATCGGCGAATCAAAGACCTCCAAAAACATTCCATAATCCCTTGTCATGTAGTGGTAGGGCATGCAATATGATTTATTCCCATAATATATCAAACTCATTTGCTGTCTAAATAGTTAATGCGATAGTATGACCACGTAGCACATGCAAGCCTGGAGAAGAAGTACTTGGTGAAAAGGAGTACGAGAGTACTGCCGTAAAGTACCCAAGAAATCTCCAGTACCCCCAAAAAAGATTATCCAAATGTCAATTCCTCCAAGTATCCTCATACCAAAAGCAATATTCCAATATGCAAAAACAGTTGTAAAATCTTGACATGGTAATGACTAGCACAAATGTTGTATATATAAAACTTAGTCTGTAATACgattttccaaaattggAACTATTCCTATTGATTGTCTAGTGGAACAAAACAAGAGCAAATGTAGCAATAACAACCGAAAAGACGCCATAGGCGGAGAATCCATCGTATATAGTCTTGTAATCAACGGAAAAGAACGGTTCGATCTTGTTTATGACCTTGGCAGCAATGGGAATATCAACCCTGACCCAATCATCGGATCGCCTCTCATAGAAAATTTCCTTAATACGATCATCAGGCTTGTAAATATAAACGATTTTGGCGACCTTTATTTCACCGCGCGTAAATATTGTAAGCTCAATGATAACTTCGTACTTACCAGACAAAATGACAGCCTCACCAAATACGATTTTTCCAACACGTTTTTTCGTAAAAGGCCAAGAATAACTCTTGCCGTATCCGAAAACAGAAGATATGAATTCCTCATAGGGCTCGTCGAGATCGATAGTGACGGCTTCGAGGCCTTTCATATAAACCTGTTCGTGAAACTCAGCAAATGATAATTCAACCCATCCATTATCAGCCTTCTTAAAAGCAAGTTGAAAGCAGGCTCTACGCCAATTATAACGTAATTACTGCCGTTAATTAGATACTTTGTCAGTGAGAGTGGAGCAGTGGTACGCAGGTCAAAAGTCTTGATGATCTCATTACCGTCTACAACCTTTTCTATGGCGTAAGGATTTTAGACGGAAAACATCATAGCTCCATTACTGCGTTCCTCAATTAGTACATTGGGGATGTCTTTCTTGTTAATGTCAATCACGAGACCTGTATGCTCTGTCTCTTTGGAAAAAACTCCAGAGATCACAAAAACAGAAATGCAGAGATAAAAGAAACGGTTATCCATTGCCATAAACTATATTACACTAAAACAATACTTTACAAGGGCAAACGCCATAGTATCATGTAGTCAAGTACCAAAATTAGGCGTTGAGAACGCTAGTAGCTGTAACGATCATGGGCATCCACTATTTCCAAACCTACGGGCCAAAAACAAGCAAAAACTCATTAGTTATagaaatatggaataaAACCGCAGGTGTGTCGCACGTTATCGTATTTTATGCTCCGACTCCCCCAGTTTTGAGAGGTGCTTCTCCCGTTTCCGGAATTTTGACAACCAGTGACTCTGTAAATTCTCAAATCTACATTATCATCTACTCTTTTGTTTACATACGGTCGGTGTTGAGAAAAGAGTCGCGATTCCTCTCAAAAAGGCCCATTTTGTCCATAGCCCATCTATGTCTCTTTTTTAATCACATGAAGTCGTATTTTGTCGTAAATATGTCTTGTCTTTCCAAACGTTCATAAATATGCCAACACATTGCTCTGATTCTCGTGTAATGACGCCGACTCTTGTGTAAATTAAAGTCACGTTCCTTCCAGTTCTCTGAATTTACAAAAGTGTCCCCCAGTTTTATTGTCTTGAACCTCTTGGCTACTATGGCGTTGGTAGGATGGTGTACTATTGATAATCAAAGGGTAAATCTTTTACCTTATTTCCAAGTACATAAAACTATTTACAATGTAGATGGCACATTTAGTTTTATGCGTTCCTTTTTGGTAAACTCTAGCCTTTATATTGCAGGAGAATGGTCGTTAAATGCGTTCGGTCATTTTACAACTGTAAAGACACTCCATTACACTATGCATGCAGAATAATTCTACAGATCTCGCATACCATTTCCTTGTCTATATGTCAATATTTTCCCGTTTCCGTCGGAGAACcgctgcttctagaaggtctgaaggcccccaaaacctacggaaaatccgtaggaTCTACAAGGGTAGAAACTAAtaacgcacatataacacaacccctacacctagggcagGCTAATTAGTAATTAGTGAACAAATATTGCAACATTTTACTACATTATTAAGCTGCTGAAAGTGCGGGCTCATGTGTATTGAAATATGGTCTCAAGGTCCATTCCACCTCTAAATCACGCATATCAACCGTACCCAACTCGATTTTGAAGGGCTTTAGGGTAAATCTTGGTCCAATCTCGGTCAAAgttacatttttatcgTCGGCACCTATAGTAATATTACTTGATGAATATTACGTACcaatttttgtttcattCCAGACATGGTGTCTAAAAAAAATGCGATCAGCTTTGTTAATAAATGACAGCACTCTAGTttcatttgtattttggGGAGGGAACAAATATCGCAGTATATCTTTGAATCGATTTCCCAGCTGAGAGGTGAAGTTGTGAAAAATCAAATGAGGGTATGCCTATCGTTGAATGTTGGTAAAACTATCAGCAAACCTCAGACATGGTGGGCGGGCTTTCTGGAAGATCATGCCTTAATATTACATCGGAAAGCTGGAAATATGACGTAGGTCCATGAGGAAGGTGAGATACGACCATTGCATCGGGTTTTCCTGTTTAAAGTCAGACCTATAAACGTACACTAACCTCTATGTTCATATAGTAGTACGATATCTGAAACGTCTTTGGCTCTACAAAAGTCAACCAGGTCCTTGAGAATATATGAACCACGATTAAGACGTTCAGAGTTTGGTATAATGAGGCGCATTTCCTTTGCAAATTGCGATAGCCTGCTGGAAGGATTTCTGGATGTTGTTATCAGGACCTTCGGATCCTTGATTCCTGAAACTTTTGATTATAAAACCAACAACAAACCAGCAAATGCGTATTCATCATCAAGATGCGTAAGTTCCTCCCTCTTTTTTGCGTCTAACAGGTCCAGAGACGACTGTACGACGCCGCTCAGAGCCCTGAGTTCGCCAGGTATGGGTTTATCGTTATCCAAGGCCTCCTTTAGCTGCCTAGCTTTTTTCAGGGAAACATCTCTTCTGCCTTCTTGCGATTTTTTGAATAGATACTCCCGGCGTTCCCTCAAAGTTTTTCGCAACATGTCTATTAACTCAATTGGATGCTCATTCGAATTGTTGACTAATAGAATCCAGGCATTAAACCCAGGAATAAGCTGTAGCTATAGTACATTATAGGTGATACGAATTAAACTACGCGGATGCCGAGTATTAGGCCAACTCGCGATGGGGAGTGAGAGCGATGCGATCTCGTATCGCATTTTCCGATAACTTTATTTTCGTGGCTTATACATGAACTGAAACGGTGGCAACAGCGACCCTAATCCTCAGTATCGAGCTTGAGCGGCGATACGGTACACTCATCCTTAAATTCGCACATTTTGCACTTCCACATTTCGCTCTTCTAAAGAGAAATGTTGTTTAAGTTTGTAAAGTACCTTGACAGGCTCAGCGTCACGTAAACCGTCCCAAAAGTCGCAAAGGTAGTTTACCGTGAATAGGAGTGTTTCCTTCTTCAAGTCGACATTTGACGTAGAGAACACGGATCCTTCGTGTTCATAGGATATCTCCATGGTTTTTGAGATCCTTGGCAGCCTTTTGAAGGCTTTTAGATACTTTTTTTCGAGGGCATCTAGACAGCCCTCCGGCTTTAGTTCTGGCGCCGAGAATTCTGTGAATCTATCGCATTTGAAGGTTTCATGAAGCTTATTGAATTCTATCTTCCCGTTTTTGGTTTCTTCTAACATGGTGCAGTATAACTACGAGATTGGTTGATCAGCTGGTAAATTACAAACCTGTACTTGCAAGGATGATCCCTGCATTTGTGATATTGAAGGTTCCTTTTTGCACCTTCTTGTTTTTGTATCCGATATTACAACGCTCTTTTCTTTTGTAGCTTTGTCTTCTACGATGGTCAACTGGTCAATGATACCACAGAATGTGTAGTTTCCAAAGGTGCCGAATAGCCACAATTCTCTGCACTTTCCAGTTTCCAAGAGTTGCTCAAGGAGTATGACGCTATTCAACAGCCTTATTCCCAGGTTGTCTTCGTGTGTCTCTATCTGGACCTCCATGATTTCGTGGTCTTGCAGTTCTAGTTCTTCGTGTCGCTTGGTTCCCGATTCCATTTCCTCCGTTACCCTCTTCCTACCGGTTATTAGGGTATATTCGACCTGCTTTTCGCACCAAAGTTGGCATGATAGATCAGTTACAGACAGCGTCCAATTTTTGTTAAACTTGATCACGGGTGGTAGCACGGCAAGTTGACCGGAATTTTGCGATGCTACGGAACCCTGAAGATAGTCTTCAATGTCATCCAGCAACGTATCGACATCGACGTCCTCTGTGTCATTTTCGAGTGTTACACATGTGTCCTTTAGCTGGTCCCCTAACTTAGAAACGATTTTAAACGTTTTGGGTCGCGAATTTTCTGTCATTATTCTGCTTGATATAGCTGGAAGCGATTGTTTTGTCTTTGTCCCTTTACACACAATGTGCGACAGATTCTCTCGATATCTGCCTCCTTGGAGCAGGTTATTCACCCATCTCATACGCTAATCACGATTATGATGTCCAGCTCTCACGTTTTTGTTGTGGAAGGTCTGTCTCTTGgtggagatggagaaacGTTTCAGTTGATGGGGAATCCATAGTCGAAGATATTTGGACCTCCATCTGGGCACATTTTCCCTTGCGGCATTTCGTAGACTAGAAAACTGCCATTTAAACAGAATGAACAATTCTTGCCGTTTTTGCCAAGAAGCATTTGACGTTTGTTCGTAAATTCAAGAATCCTCATTGACCATGGAAGACTACCAGAATTTAAAGTGTTTTAGGCTCTACAAGTCAAGCCTACCTTCAAAGGAAACGCCTGTAGCTCTTGGTGTGTAAGGGTTATACTCAGCTAAATGTGTCTTTAGGAATCGACGAAGCTGGAAGAGGTCCCGTTCTCGGTGCTATGGTTTTTGGGGGCTTCTTTTGTCCAATAGGAGCGGAATCTGAGGCTATATTGAAAGGAGATATAAAAGTAGATGGTAAGAATGCGTTTTATGCGGTCATTCATCTATGCAAGATTCCAAGAAATTGAACGAGCTCGCCAGGGAATACAAGTTTCGCCAACTTCATGATGAAACTCTTCCATTTGGACTAATCGCAGATGTTGTAACTCCTCAATATATCAGCTACAAGATGCTACAAAGGTGAGTCACACAGTTTTCGGGATTCCACAATAATTGCAGAACGAAATACAATTTAAACGAAATGTCTCATGACACAGAGATATCAATCATACGCCACGTTATCTCAGCAGGCTATAACCTGAAGGAAGTTAGTTGTATCATAAAGATCAACATTCTGCAGATTTATGTTGATACGGTCGGTGTAGAATCCAAATACGAGGCAAAGTTGAAGAACCTGTTTCCGAATATACATATTAAGGTGTGTTTTAATGACGATATTTACAACCGTCTAGGTTGCTAAAAAGGCAGATTCTCTATTTCCGGTAGTAAGTGCCGCATCAATCGTAGCAAAAGTTGTAAGAGACAATATCATAAAGTGCTGGAGCAACAGTTATGGCACTTCTAATATCGGATCAGGATATCCTGGAGGTATATTTGAGGCAAGGGTTTCATATCTACCATACAGATGCATATACTATACGATTTTTGAGCGAGAATTTacacaaaatatttggTTTTCCAGACATTGTTAGATTTAGCTGGAGAACGGCCTCTGATATGCTAAACGATCAAAAACGGAGTGCAATTTTCAATTGGTATGATGATCTCGAGGAAGAAAACGACGAGTTGTCAAAAAAAACAGTAAAAAAAAATCTAGGAAACCTTCCAAAATCACTGGCTCTTACAATTACAAACAAAATTAAATTATAAAACTTATATCCAAAAGACAAATCTTTCCGATTTATTATCTGTTTCTGTAGTGTTTACATCCACAATGTGATCGTTGGGAATGTTTGGAGCTTGTGACAATGCGATTTGTGAGACTCCGGGTTCATCCGTTTTGATGTTATCAAAACGATTCCCAGTAAACTTTGTGAGTTCAGTTGTGGTATATGCACTGAAATTGCATGTTTCCGAGTTTCTAGGGCGCAGTTCAACACATACTACCGATGCATCCGAATCGAATGGTGAGTCTTTTAGAGCGCTTACGCCTTGATGTCTCAATAGAGTCACATGAAATTTATTTTTAACTGCTGTGTCATACTCTATATTATCGGTACAGGATTGgtcattttcatcttgtaCTTCATAACTAGGAACCGGATCGGGAGTTATGTTGCTCATTCCAGATTGATTTGTTCCGTATGAATTCAGCAACTTTTCTGTTTCTTCATGACTAATAACACCGTTTCTATCCATGAGGTTAACGTCTGTAAACCCTACTTCTACATTTCCGCCAGAAGCTATGGATATCCCCTTGGCTGCTAATTGCGCTCCTGTCAACATTCCAATGTTTTCACCTACCACAGGTcttttctttttattaCTAGGGTTATTATGAGTTATAATGTTGTTTATAGATTTGTTTACTGTATTCTGAAACTCTTTGGcaatttccaaaagttgCTTTTCGAGTGTGGCATTTGCCATTAAAACGCTTCTATGGGCGAATTTCCCCTTGTATACAACCGTATCAAGTCCATGAAGGTTCACTGAATACGGCAAAAATCCATCTGTTTGGGAAGTTGACGGTTTTTTCGGTATGGACTTTATTGTTAGGGAGGTTATTTGTAAATCACGCACAACTGCGTCGATATCAGAATCCGTAACCAGATTAAGCATGGCCAACGTGATGTGTGGACGTTTTATAAATTCTGTGTTCGGACCTAAATGTTTGTGATGAAGCAAATTCCCAACGCACCAAGGATTTTTGCCAGAGAATTCTGGAATTCTGTAAAATTACGATGGAATGCCTTTCCCCTAACTGGAAAGCAGAGATAAAAGTTGTAGACATTGCTTTTGCGGCAGCGGTTTAGCACTTCATTTACGGAAGCCTCGGCCTTATCTCCGGTTGCAATGAGCTGATATTCGTCGCCTAATTGTTGCAGACTCATGCGAACTTTGAATAACTTTTCAATGTGTGGAATGATTTGGTTTATAAATGCCTTGAAAGGTTCTCTAACACCGACTGCGTATTGCGTATCGtcattttttacatcttGCGATTGTGAGTTGCTTACGGGAGAAAAACCAGAGTCTATAAATGAAAATAGTTTGATGTGGTTGGATATTACCTGTATGATCACTTTGGTCATGTGTAATTGACGGTTTTGGAATTCTATACGTTACGTAAGGATTCCCCTTGACG
This region of Theileria equi strain WA chromosome 1, complete sequence genomic DNA includes:
- a CDS encoding hypothetical protein (encoded by transcript BEWA_034070A), which gives rise to MTENSRPKTFKIVSKLGDQLKDTCVTLENDTEDVDVDTLLDDIEDYLQGSVASQNSGQLAVLPPVIKFNKNWTLSVTDLSCQLWCEKQVEYTLITGRKRVTEEMESGTKRHEELELQDHEIMEVQIETHEDNLGIRLLNSVILLEQLLETGKCRELWLFGTFGNYTFCGIIDQLTIVEDKATKEKSVVISDTKTRRCKKEPSISQMQGSSLQVQLYCTMLEETKNGKIEFNKLHETFKCDRFTEFSAPELKPEGCLDALEKKYLKAFKRLPRISKTMEISYEHEGSVFSTSNVDLKKETLLFTVNYLCDFWDGLRDAEPVKKSEMWKCKMCEFKDECTVSPLKLDTED
- a CDS encoding ema family member protein (encoded by transcript BEWA_034050A), whose amino-acid sequence is MKGLEAVTIDLDEPYEEFISSVFGYGKSYSWPFTKKRVGKIVFGEAVILSGKYEVIIELTIFTRGEIKVAKIVYIYKPDDRIKEIFYERRSDDWVRVDIPIAAKVINKIEPFFSVDYKTIYDGFSAYGVFSVVIATFALVLFH
- a CDS encoding hypothetical protein (encoded by transcript BEWA_034090A) gives rise to the protein MSDITCDEFSFETKAVRQDGVKGNPYVTYRIPKPSITHDQSDHTDSGFSPVSNSQSQDVKNDDTQYAVGVREPFKAFINQIIPHIEKLFKVRMSLQQLGDEYQLIATGDKAEASVNEVLNRCRKSNVYNFYLCFPVRGKAFHRNFTEFQNSLAKILGPNTEFIKRPHITLAMLNLVTDSDIDAVVRDLQITSLTIKSIPKKPSTSQTDGFLPYSVNLHGLDTVVYKGKFAHRSVLMANATLEKQLLEIAKEFQNTVNKSINNIITHNNPSNKKKRPVVGENIGMLTGAQLAAKGISIASGGNVEVGFTDVNLMDRNGVISHEETEKLLNSYGTNQSGMSNITPDPVPSYEVQDENDQSCTDNIEYDTAVKNKFHVTLLRHQGVSALKDSPFDSDASVVCVELRPRNSETCNFSAYTTTELTKFTGNRFDNIKTDEPGVSQIALSQAPNIPNDHIVDVNTTETDNKSERFVFWI
- a CDS encoding ribonuclease H1 large subunit, putative (encoded by transcript BEWA_034080A) produces the protein MEDYQNLKCFRLYKSSLPSKETPVALGIDEAGRGPVLGAMVFGGFFCPIGAESEAILKGDIKVDDSKKLNELAREYKFRQLHDETLPFGLIADVVTPQYISYKMLQRTKYNLNEMSHDTEISIIRHVISAGYNLKEIYVDTVGVESKYEAKLKNLFPNIHIKVAKKADSLFPVVSAASIVAKVVRDNIIKCWSNSYGTSNIGSGYPGDAYTIRFLSENLHKIFGFPDIVRFSWRTASDMLNDQKRSAIFNWYDDLEEENDELSKKTVKKNLGNLPKSLALTITNKIKL
- a CDS encoding U3 small nucleolar ribonucleoprotein, putative (encoded by transcript BEWA_034060A): MLRKTLRERREYLFKKSQEGRRDVSLKKARQLKEALDNDKPIPGELRALSGVVQSSLDLLDAKKREELTHLDDEYAFAGIKDPKVLITTSRNPSSRLSQFAKEMRLIIPNSERLNRGSYILKDLVDFCRAKDVSDIVLLYEHRGKPDAMVVSHLPHGPTSYFQLSDVILRHDLPESPPTMSEAYPHLIFHNFTSQLGNRFKDILRYLFPPQNTNETRVLSFINKADRIFFRHHVWNETKIGADDKNVTLTEIGPRFTLKPFKIELGTVDMRDLEVEWTLRPYFNTHEPALSAA